A portion of the Fusobacterium nucleatum genome contains these proteins:
- a CDS encoding DEAD/DEAH box helicase — translation MESILLEALRTSSIDFNIDSDEKYQYELIANGEEKIVTRLRKYFEDCDEFIISVAFITMGGISLFLEELKNLENKGIKGKILTGDYLTFTEPKALKKLLSYKNIDLKVSTNRKHHTKAYFFRKGNVWTLIVGSSNLTQGALTVNFEWNIKVNSLENGKIVKSVLETFNREFDNLKTLTEEDIENYQKRYEQLKKLIEVNNQNLDLDEIKPNSMQVQALKNLEETRKENDRALLISATGTGKTYLSAFDVKQAKAKKILFVAHRKVILERSKISYQRILKNKNMEIFDNNFQINDKDEVVFAMVQTLNKEKNLNIFPKDYFDYIIIDEVHHGGAKTYQSIFEYFKPKFLLGITATPERTDDFNIYQLFNYNVAYEIRLQDAMKEELLCPFHYFGISDIVIDGESIDEKTSLKKLTSDTRVKHILENSKYYSYSGERLSCLIFVSKVEEAKILVEKFLEQGVKAIALSSENSDNEREEAIRKLEQGEIEYITSVDIFNEGVDIPCVNQVILLRPTTSAIVYIQQLGRGLRKHKNKDYTVVLDFIGNYEKNFLIPIAISQNNSYDKDFMKRFLMNATDFLAGESSISFDEISKERIFENINKTNFSNRKLIEEDFKLLEKQLGRIPYLYDFYEKNMLSPTVILKYKKDYDEVLKNIAPKYRAGNLNNIEKKFLIFLSTFFTPAKRIHEMLILKEILIKQKLNIIETVKILKDKYSLNNQENSIRNAFEHLSKEIFITLSTTKSFDPVLYKKDKEYYLDENFKNSYKNNSYFKILIDDLIKYNLAFAEKNYNNFVKESVKLFGEYTKQEAFWYLNLNFNNGFQVSGYTPFENERKLLIFITMDNLSERADYSNEFYDSQTFSWFSKSSRYLRKDNKLTIEGKIAENFYEINVFVKKNNGENFYYLGDVEKVLSAKEIKDSQGKSMVKYIFKLKKDVKKELLDYFNM, via the coding sequence ATGGAGAGTATTTTATTAGAAGCATTGAGAACAAGTAGCATAGATTTTAATATAGATTCAGATGAGAAGTACCAATATGAGTTGATAGCCAATGGAGAAGAAAAAATTGTTACAAGACTTAGAAAATATTTTGAGGATTGTGATGAGTTTATAATTTCTGTTGCCTTTATTACTATGGGGGGTATTTCTCTTTTTTTGGAGGAATTAAAAAATTTAGAGAATAAGGGAATTAAAGGAAAAATTTTAACAGGGGATTATTTAACTTTCACAGAGCCAAAGGCTTTAAAGAAATTATTATCATATAAAAATATAGATTTAAAAGTTTCTACCAATAGAAAACATCATACTAAGGCATATTTTTTTAGAAAAGGGAATGTTTGGACTTTAATTGTAGGAAGTAGTAACTTAACACAGGGAGCATTGACTGTAAATTTTGAATGGAATATAAAGGTAAATTCTCTTGAAAATGGAAAAATTGTTAAATCAGTTTTAGAAACTTTTAATAGAGAGTTTGATAATTTAAAAACTTTAACAGAAGAAGATATAGAAAATTATCAAAAAAGATATGAGCAACTAAAAAAACTTATTGAAGTAAATAATCAAAATTTAGATTTAGATGAAATAAAACCTAATTCTATGCAAGTACAAGCTTTAAAAAATTTAGAAGAAACTAGAAAAGAAAATGATAGAGCCTTGCTTATAAGTGCAACAGGAACTGGTAAAACCTATTTGTCAGCTTTTGATGTGAAACAAGCTAAGGCAAAGAAAATCCTTTTTGTAGCACATAGAAAAGTTATTTTGGAAAGGTCAAAAATCAGTTATCAAAGAATTTTAAAAAATAAAAATATGGAGATTTTTGATAATAATTTTCAAATAAATGATAAAGATGAAGTAGTTTTTGCAATGGTACAAACTTTAAATAAAGAAAAGAATTTGAATATCTTTCCAAAAGATTATTTTGACTACATCATTATAGATGAAGTTCATCACGGTGGAGCTAAGACTTACCAAAGTATTTTTGAATATTTTAAACCTAAATTTCTATTAGGAATAACTGCAACTCCTGAAAGGACTGATGATTTTAATATATACCAATTATTTAATTACAATGTTGCCTATGAAATTCGTCTGCAAGATGCAATGAAAGAAGAATTGCTATGTCCTTTTCATTATTTTGGAATTTCTGATATTGTAATTGATGGAGAAAGTATAGATGAAAAGACTTCATTAAAAAAACTAACTTCTGACACAAGAGTGAAACATATTTTAGAAAATAGTAAGTATTATTCATATAGTGGAGAGAGATTAAGTTGTTTAATTTTTGTTTCAAAAGTTGAAGAAGCAAAAATATTAGTTGAAAAATTTTTAGAACAAGGAGTAAAAGCTATTGCTTTAAGTTCTGAAAATTCTGATAATGAAAGGGAAGAAGCAATCAGAAAATTGGAACAAGGAGAGATAGAATATATTACATCTGTGGATATATTCAATGAGGGAGTAGATATTCCTTGTGTTAATCAAGTGATACTTTTAAGACCTACAACTTCTGCAATAGTATATATTCAGCAGTTAGGTAGAGGTTTAAGAAAACATAAAAATAAAGATTATACAGTTGTTTTAGATTTTATTGGTAACTATGAGAAAAACTTCTTAATTCCAATAGCAATTTCTCAAAATAATAGTTATGATAAAGATTTTATGAAAAGATTTCTTATGAATGCCACAGATTTTTTAGCTGGGGAAAGTTCTATAAGTTTTGATGAAATTTCAAAAGAAAGAATTTTTGAAAATATAAATAAAACTAATTTTTCTAATAGAAAACTTATAGAAGAAGATTTTAAATTATTGGAAAAGCAATTAGGAAGAATACCTTATTTATATGATTTTTATGAAAAGAATATGCTATCTCCTACTGTGATTTTAAAATATAAGAAAGATTATGATGAGGTTTTAAAGAATATAGCACCTAAATATAGAGCAGGAAACTTGAATAATATTGAAAAGAAATTCTTGATATTCTTATCAACTTTTTTTACTCCTGCAAAGAGAATACACGAAATGTTGATATTAAAAGAAATATTAATTAAACAAAAATTAAACATAATAGAAACAGTAAAAATATTAAAAGATAAGTATTCTTTAAATAATCAAGAGAATAGTATAAGAAATGCTTTTGAACATCTGTCTAAGGAAATTTTTATAACACTATCTACAACAAAGTCTTTTGACCCTGTACTGTACAAAAAAGATAAAGAATATTATTTAGATGAAAATTTTAAAAATTCTTATAAAAATAATTCTTATTTTAAAATTTTAATAGATGATTTAATAAAATATAATTTAGCTTTTGCAGAAAAAAATTATAATAATTTTGTAAAAGAGTCAGTAAAACTTTTTGGAGAATATACAAAGCAAGAAGCATTTTGGTATCTAAATTTGAATTTTAACAATGGTTTTCAAGTAAGTGGCTATACCCCTTTTGAAAATGAAAGAAAACTTTTAATATTTATCACTATGGACAATTTATCTGAAAGAGCAGATTATTCAAATGAGTTTTATGATAGTCAAACTTTTAGTTGGTTTTCAAAATCAAGTCGTTATCTAAGAAAAGATAATAAATTAACTATTGAGGGAAAGATTGCAGAAAATTTCTATGAAATTAATGTCTTTGTAAAGAAAAATAATGGAGAAAATTTTTATTATTTGGGAGATGTTGAAAAAGTTTTATCTGCAAAAGAAATAAAAGACAGTCAAGGAAAGTCTATGGTAAAATACATTTTTAAATTAAAAAAAGATGTTAAAAAAGAGTTGTTAGATTATTTTAATATGTAA
- a CDS encoding RidA family protein, which produces MKKVINTKNAPAALGPYSQAIEANGVLYVSGQIPFVPATMTLVSEDVEEQTKQSLENIGAILKEAGYDFKDVVSATVYIKDMNDFTKINGVYDKYLGEVKPARACVEVARLPKDVKVEIGVIAVK; this is translated from the coding sequence ATGAAAAAAGTTATTAACACAAAAAATGCACCAGCTGCACTAGGACCTTATTCACAAGCTATTGAAGCAAATGGAGTTTTATATGTTTCAGGACAAATTCCTTTTGTTCCAGCAACAATGACATTAGTATCAGAAGATGTAGAAGAACAGACAAAACAATCTTTAGAAAATATAGGAGCTATCTTAAAAGAAGCAGGATATGATTTTAAAGATGTAGTAAGTGCAACAGTTTATATAAAAGATATGAATGATTTTACAAAAATAAATGGAGTTTATGATAAATATTTAGGAGAAGTTAAACCTGCAAGAGCTTGTGTAGAAGTTGCAAGATTACCTAAAGATGTAAAAGTTGAAATTGGAGTTATAGCTGTTAAATAG
- a CDS encoding FecCD family ABC transporter permease codes for MKYRINFNLFLFFLLIGIIIFSLFYGAVRVPISDVIKIILNKTGLFNFEISKQSYIPIVFFVRFPRIMVAVIVGGALALCGCTMQSLLKNPIVDSGIIGISSGASLGAVIAVSLGLTATNIFAMPIFSGTFALIISAIIYKISTLRGKTDNLLLILSGIAIGSFVGAITSVILTSLAETEMKEYIFWAMGSLNGRRWEHFFFGLIPITILSPILFYYGKELNILLLGEEEAKSLGINIKKIRGKILIIIALLTAISVCISGNITFVGLIVPHILRKIIGSDNRKLLKSSFLAGACFLTFGDLLSRVVLAPKEISVGIVTALIGAPYFIYLIVKIRREGKTL; via the coding sequence ATGAAATATAGAATTAATTTCAATCTTTTTCTATTTTTTCTCTTAATAGGAATAATAATTTTTTCTCTTTTCTATGGAGCAGTGAGAGTTCCAATTTCTGATGTTATAAAAATAATATTAAATAAAACGGGACTATTTAATTTTGAAATATCTAAACAAAGCTATATTCCAATAGTATTTTTTGTTAGATTTCCAAGGATAATGGTTGCTGTTATAGTTGGAGGGGCTTTGGCGTTGTGTGGCTGCACAATGCAAAGCCTTTTAAAAAATCCAATAGTTGATAGTGGAATTATTGGGATATCAAGTGGAGCAAGTTTAGGAGCAGTTATAGCAGTTTCATTAGGTTTAACTGCAACAAATATCTTTGCAATGCCAATATTTTCAGGAACTTTTGCCTTAATAATATCAGCTATTATCTATAAGATTTCTACTCTAAGAGGAAAAACAGATAATTTACTTTTAATTTTATCAGGAATAGCCATAGGTAGTTTTGTAGGAGCAATCACTTCTGTTATTTTGACAAGCCTTGCTGAAACAGAAATGAAAGAATATATCTTCTGGGCAATGGGAAGTTTAAATGGTAGAAGATGGGAGCATTTTTTCTTTGGGTTGATACCTATTACTATTTTATCTCCTATTTTATTTTACTATGGGAAAGAATTAAATATCTTATTGTTAGGAGAAGAAGAAGCAAAATCTTTGGGGATAAATATAAAAAAAATTAGAGGTAAAATTTTAATTATTATAGCTTTGTTGACAGCTATATCAGTTTGTATCAGTGGAAATATAACCTTTGTTGGTTTAATAGTTCCACATATTTTAAGAAAAATAATAGGTTCAGATAATAGAAAGCTACTAAAATCTTCGTTTTTAGCAGGAGCTTGTTTTTTAACATTTGGTGACTTATTATCAAGAGTAGTATTAGCACCTAAAGAAATAAGTGTAGGGATAGTAACTGCACTTATAGGAGCACCATATTTTATATATTTGATTGTAAAAATTAGAAGAGAGGGGAAAACCCTATGA
- a CDS encoding DEAD/DEAH box helicase, translating into MEQLEKLKEFRELGLSEKILKVLSKKGYESPTPIQRLTIPALLKNDKDIIGQAQTGTGKTAAFSLPIIENFENLEHIQAIVLTPTRELALQVAEEMNSLSTSKKMKVIPVYGGQSIDIQRKLIKTGVDVVVGTPGRVIDLIERKLLKLNSLKYFILDEADEMLNMGFVEDIEKILTFTNEDKRMLFFSATMPDEIMKVAKNHMKEYEVLAVKSRELTTDLTEQIYFEVNERDKFEALCRIIDLTKEFYGIIFCRTKTDVNEIVGRLNDRGYDAEGLHGDIGQNYREVTLKRFKTKKINILVATDVAARGIDINDLSHVINYAIPQEVESYVHRIGRTGRAGKEGTAITFITPQEYRRLLQIQKAVKKEIKKEKLPDVKDVIQAKKFRIIDDIGQILIDNDYDKFKKLAKDLLKMEDAENIVASLLKLSYSDVLDESNYNEISPVKMEDTGKTRLFIAMGRKDGMTPKKLVEFIIKKAKIKQSYIKNAEVYEGFSFVSVPFKEAEIIVEAFAKNRKGKKPLIEKAKSKK; encoded by the coding sequence ATGGAACAATTAGAAAAATTAAAAGAATTTAGAGAATTAGGGCTTAGTGAAAAGATATTAAAGGTATTATCAAAAAAAGGATATGAATCTCCTACACCTATACAAAGATTAACAATACCTGCTCTTTTAAAAAATGATAAAGACATAATAGGACAAGCACAAACTGGAACAGGTAAGACTGCTGCTTTTTCTTTACCAATAATAGAGAACTTTGAAAATTTAGAACATATACAAGCAATCGTTTTAACACCAACGAGAGAATTAGCTTTACAAGTTGCCGAAGAAATGAATAGTTTAAGTACAAGTAAAAAGATGAAAGTAATTCCTGTCTATGGTGGACAATCAATAGATATCCAAAGAAAACTTATCAAAACTGGTGTAGATGTGGTTGTGGGTACTCCTGGTAGAGTTATAGATTTAATTGAAAGAAAATTATTAAAATTAAATTCACTAAAATATTTCATTTTAGATGAAGCAGATGAAATGCTTAATATGGGTTTTGTTGAAGATATAGAAAAAATATTAACTTTTACAAATGAAGATAAAAGGATGTTATTTTTCTCTGCAACTATGCCTGATGAAATTATGAAAGTCGCTAAAAATCATATGAAAGAATATGAAGTTTTAGCTGTTAAAAGTAGAGAACTTACAACAGATTTAACAGAACAAATATATTTTGAAGTAAATGAAAGAGATAAGTTTGAAGCACTATGTAGAATTATAGATTTAACAAAAGAATTTTATGGAATTATTTTTTGTAGAACAAAGACTGATGTAAATGAAATTGTTGGAAGATTAAATGACAGAGGTTATGATGCTGAAGGTCTACATGGAGATATAGGTCAAAATTATAGAGAAGTTACTTTAAAAAGATTTAAAACTAAAAAAATAAATATTCTTGTTGCAACAGATGTGGCTGCAAGAGGTATAGACATCAACGATTTAAGCCATGTTATAAACTATGCTATTCCACAAGAAGTTGAAAGTTATGTACATAGAATAGGTAGAACAGGGCGTGCTGGTAAAGAAGGAACTGCCATAACTTTTATTACTCCACAGGAGTATAGAAGACTTTTACAAATTCAAAAAGCAGTTAAAAAGGAAATTAAAAAAGAAAAATTACCTGATGTTAAAGATGTTATTCAAGCTAAAAAATTTAGAATAATAGATGATATTGGACAAATTTTAATAGACAATGACTATGATAAATTTAAAAAATTAGCCAAAGACTTACTTAAAATGGAAGATGCAGAAAATATTGTCGCCTCTCTTTTAAAATTATCATATAGTGATGTTTTAGATGAAAGCAATTATAATGAAATTTCTCCTGTTAAAATGGAAGATACTGGTAAAACAAGATTATTCATTGCTATGGGAAGAAAAGATGGTATGACTCCTAAAAAATTAGTTGAATTTATTATCAAAAAAGCAAAAATAAAACAAAGCTATATTAAAAATGCAGAAGTTTATGAAGGATTCTCATTTGTTTCTGTACCTTTCAAAGAAGCAGAAATAATAGTTGAGGCTTTTGCTAAAAATAGAAAAGGAAAGAAACCATTAATAGAAAAAGCAAAATCTAAGAAATAG
- a CDS encoding ABC transporter ATP-binding protein produces the protein MKNILEVKNISYSVGENKILKDISFKCQSGEIIGIIGPNGSGKTTLLKTINGINPISSGDILLNDKSTKEYTEKELARDISFMNQNTNIEFDFPCIDIVVLGRYPYLERFQEYSKKDMELAEKYMELTDTLKFKDKSILQLSGGERQRVLFAKILTQESQVILLDEPTASLDMRHEEDLLKEVSKEKDKDKIIILVIHNLRTAIKYCSRLILLSNGNIIKDGTVEEVITEENLNNIFGIKTKVYYNEISKSLDFCII, from the coding sequence ATGAAAAATATTTTAGAAGTAAAAAACATATCTTATTCTGTGGGGGAGAATAAAATATTAAAAGATATAAGTTTTAAATGTCAATCAGGTGAAATTATAGGGATAATAGGACCTAATGGTTCTGGAAAAACCACTCTTTTAAAGACTATAAATGGAATAAATCCAATAAGTAGTGGAGATATTTTATTAAATGATAAAAGTACAAAAGAATATACTGAAAAAGAATTAGCAAGGGATATTTCTTTTATGAACCAAAACACTAATATTGAATTTGACTTTCCTTGTATTGATATTGTAGTTTTAGGGAGATATCCATATTTAGAAAGATTTCAAGAATATTCTAAAAAAGATATGGAACTTGCAGAAAAATATATGGAGCTTACAGATACTTTGAAATTTAAAGATAAATCTATATTGCAACTGTCAGGTGGAGAAAGGCAAAGAGTGCTGTTTGCAAAAATTCTCACACAAGAAAGTCAAGTGATACTTTTAGATGAGCCTACTGCTAGTCTTGATATGAGGCATGAAGAAGATTTGTTAAAGGAAGTTTCAAAGGAAAAAGATAAGGATAAAATTATAATATTGGTAATTCATAATTTAAGAACAGCTATTAAATATTGTTCAAGGTTGATACTTCTATCTAATGGAAATATCATAAAAGATGGAACTGTTGAGGAAGTTATTACAGAGGAAAACTTAAATAATATCTTTGGGATAAAAACTAAGGTTTATTATAATGAAATTTCTAAATCCTTAGATTTCTGTATAATATAG
- a CDS encoding ABC transporter substrate-binding protein has translation MKKLFLFIILLFSFTIVNAKGVQTKKYNHIVSLTLSGDEMLLGLVPENRIAGLSGKINEDKEISNIVDKAKKFPKVEGNEEVLMSLEPDLIIVADWLSKRITDIGAITGAKVYFYKTPNSYEEQKKLIRDLANLVEEKENGEKLIKNMDDRLKALQNKIAKNYKGAKPRILMYTSFSTTSGKNTTFNDMVKLINGVNVVAEAGIDGFKDISKEKVIELNPDIIIVPIAKKYDNVNKISKLFFEDPSFKNVKAIKNKKVYFIQYKDITPTSQYMINSIEELAKVVYQFKE, from the coding sequence TTGAAAAAGTTATTTTTATTTATAATTTTGTTATTCTCTTTTACTATTGTAAATGCTAAGGGAGTACAGACTAAAAAATATAATCATATTGTATCTTTAACTTTAAGTGGGGATGAAATGCTACTAGGGCTTGTTCCTGAAAATAGAATAGCAGGTTTAAGTGGAAAAATTAATGAAGATAAAGAGATTTCCAATATTGTAGATAAAGCTAAAAAGTTTCCAAAAGTTGAAGGAAATGAAGAAGTTTTAATGTCTTTAGAACCTGATTTAATAATAGTAGCTGATTGGTTATCAAAAAGAATAACTGATATTGGAGCTATAACAGGAGCAAAAGTATATTTTTACAAGACGCCAAATAGCTATGAAGAGCAAAAGAAATTGATAAGGGACTTAGCAAATTTAGTTGAAGAAAAAGAAAATGGTGAAAAACTTATAAAAAATATGGATGATAGGTTAAAAGCTTTGCAAAATAAGATAGCTAAAAATTATAAGGGAGCAAAGCCTAGAATTCTTATGTATACTTCATTTAGCACAACAAGTGGTAAAAATACAACTTTTAATGATATGGTTAAATTAATAAATGGAGTTAATGTTGTAGCTGAAGCTGGAATTGATGGATTTAAAGATATTTCTAAGGAAAAAGTAATAGAATTAAATCCTGATATTATTATAGTGCCAATAGCTAAAAAATATGATAATGTAAATAAAATTTCAAAATTATTTTTTGAAGACCCTAGTTTTAAAAATGTAAAGGCTATAAAAAATAAGAAAGTTTACTTTATTCAATATAAGGATATTACGCCTACTTCTCAGTATATGATTAACAGTATTGAAGAATTGGCAAAAGTTGTATATCAGTTCAAGGAGTAA
- a CDS encoding TonB-dependent receptor family protein — protein sequence MKKKFMLLALIVLGGMCAFAEESPVLELKQTVVTSDSFGTPVRETAKNMTVINAKEIKEKGAKTIADALRGVPGVVVRQMDGASPMVDLRGSGATSQFNTVILLDGIPVSGLAGFNLNTVPVDEIEKIEVLQGAGAVMYGDGAIGGVVNIITKAPTKKAVYGGAGLEVGSWRTIRENVYLGGKIGDKFLLNASYSGNSSKDYRDRSPQYENKKDKRDSLWLRGKYLLDNGSIAINYNHSEDKDYYTGSLSKEQFDKNPRQVGSWSGYTYGINDIINAKYNQKINDKIDIFLTSGYYHNKNKFQKNSTSEYFIRPEVKLTYAKDSYVTLGLDYRDGKRDFKDDVFVNGVSQKAPDDKRESFAGYVMNKTTFDNWQFTQGYRREKVKYEYSSKVYDPMTWQLKEIKPKSADYSNNDSFEFGVNYLYSDTGNVFFNYARALRTPTIQDAGAWYGPVKTQKNDIFEIGLRDAYKNTSISTSIFYVNSKNEIYYDKTNSFNENNKNFDGKVRRIGAQLSLAHYFDKLTLRERVSYIVPKVTSGIYDGKEFAGVSRWTANVGATYNITKGLTANVDGYYQSDAYAEDDFDNYFSKGNNYVTVDASLSYAFENGIELYTGVSNLFDKKYANAVTSTRSTFGAGPRKVYYPANGRSVYAGIKYTF from the coding sequence ATGAAGAAAAAATTTATGTTATTGGCTTTAATTGTATTAGGAGGGATGTGTGCTTTTGCAGAAGAAAGTCCTGTTTTAGAGCTTAAACAAACAGTTGTAACTTCCGATAGTTTTGGGACACCTGTTCGTGAAACAGCAAAAAATATGACAGTTATTAATGCAAAAGAAATAAAAGAAAAAGGTGCAAAAACTATTGCTGATGCACTTAGAGGAGTACCAGGTGTTGTTGTTAGACAAATGGATGGAGCTTCGCCTATGGTAGATTTAAGGGGTTCAGGGGCAACATCACAATTTAATACTGTTATTTTACTAGATGGTATTCCAGTAAGTGGACTTGCAGGCTTTAACTTAAATACTGTTCCAGTTGATGAAATTGAAAAAATAGAAGTTCTTCAAGGAGCAGGAGCAGTTATGTATGGAGATGGAGCTATTGGTGGGGTAGTAAATATTATCACAAAAGCACCAACTAAAAAAGCTGTCTATGGTGGAGCAGGATTAGAGGTAGGTTCTTGGAGAACTATAAGAGAAAATGTTTATCTTGGTGGAAAAATTGGAGATAAATTCTTGTTAAATGCTTCATATTCTGGAAATTCAAGTAAAGATTATAGAGATAGAAGTCCTCAATATGAAAATAAGAAAGATAAAAGAGATAGCCTTTGGTTAAGAGGAAAATATTTATTAGATAATGGAAGTATAGCAATTAATTATAATCATAGTGAAGATAAAGATTATTATACAGGTTCTTTAAGTAAGGAACAATTTGATAAAAATCCAAGACAAGTAGGCTCTTGGAGCGGTTACACTTATGGTATAAATGACATTATCAATGCAAAATATAATCAAAAAATAAATGATAAAATTGATATCTTCTTGACAAGTGGATATTATCATAATAAAAATAAATTCCAAAAGAATTCAACTAGTGAATATTTTATAAGACCAGAAGTAAAACTAACTTATGCAAAAGATAGTTATGTTACACTAGGGCTTGATTATAGAGATGGAAAAAGAGACTTTAAAGATGATGTTTTTGTAAATGGTGTAAGTCAAAAAGCACCTGATGATAAAAGAGAATCTTTTGCTGGCTATGTTATGAATAAAACAACTTTTGATAATTGGCAATTTACACAAGGATATCGTAGAGAAAAAGTAAAATATGAATACAGTTCAAAAGTTTATGACCCTATGACTTGGCAATTAAAAGAAATAAAACCAAAATCAGCTGATTATTCAAATAATGATAGTTTTGAATTTGGAGTAAATTATTTATATTCTGATACAGGAAATGTTTTCTTTAATTATGCAAGAGCTTTAAGAACTCCAACAATACAAGATGCAGGAGCTTGGTATGGACCAGTTAAAACTCAAAAGAATGATATTTTTGAAATAGGATTAAGAGATGCATATAAAAATACATCAATATCAACTTCTATATTCTATGTAAACTCTAAAAATGAAATTTATTATGATAAAACAAACTCATTTAATGAGAATAATAAAAATTTTGATGGAAAGGTAAGAAGAATTGGAGCACAATTATCATTAGCACATTATTTTGATAAATTGACATTGAGAGAAAGAGTTTCATATATAGTACCAAAGGTAACAAGTGGAATTTATGATGGAAAAGAATTTGCTGGAGTATCAAGATGGACAGCAAATGTAGGGGCAACTTATAATATTACAAAAGGGCTTACTGCAAATGTAGATGGATACTATCAAAGCGATGCCTATGCAGAAGATGATTTTGATAACTATTTCTCAAAAGGTAATAACTATGTAACAGTTGATGCAAGTTTATCTTATGCTTTTGAAAATGGAATAGAACTTTATACAGGTGTAAGCAATTTATTTGATAAAAAATATGCAAATGCAGTAACTTCAACTAGAAGTACTTTTGGAGCAGGACCAAGAAAAGTTTACTATCCAGCTAATGGAAGAAGTGTGTATGCAGGAATTAAATATACATTCTAA
- a CDS encoding cupin domain-containing protein, with protein MKFKNFIKIIILCVSIGVTAFSAEHKTLGTEIKEYGKVYNKDGVLVVHKKMKKGEKIPPHTHQYKELFFTVVSGKMEVHLNDKETYIAEPKKALNFAGDVNISATALEDSDIFIYLVGENKK; from the coding sequence ATGAAGTTTAAAAATTTTATTAAAATTATAATTTTATGTGTAAGTATAGGAGTAACTGCATTTTCTGCTGAACATAAAACTTTGGGGACAGAAATTAAAGAGTATGGAAAAGTTTATAATAAAGACGGAGTTTTAGTTGTTCACAAAAAAATGAAAAAAGGAGAAAAAATTCCTCCACATACCCATCAATATAAAGAACTTTTCTTTACAGTAGTATCTGGAAAAATGGAAGTTCATCTAAATGATAAAGAAACTTATATAGCAGAGCCTAAAAAAGCTTTAAATTTTGCAGGGGATGTAAATATATCTGCAACAGCATTAGAAGATAGTGATATTTTTATATATCTAGTTGGTGAAAATAAAAAATAA
- a CDS encoding TIM barrel protein: MYKLLNIADFYSNEELEKDMQYFSEKYGFDGFELIKFFDGDNSPLKKYIKGYHMRFFPSWMELYLEDFNSLYDELKDEKYFKSLCGGYSKKELIEYYKRELKIAKELEVEYMVFHACNVKVTEAMTYDFKYSDRKVLNAVISIINEIFEDGEYGFKLLFENLWWSGLRLTNKEEIEYLLNGVKYKNVGFILDTGHMINNNRDIKNSKEGIEYIKKNIKNIGEYKNLIYGIHLNYSLSGEYVNRAIKENKEKNLNIEEIMNNVYQHVGSIDYHDPFENEEIIDIISSLPIKYLVFELIGNTREELEDKIQRQWKIFN, from the coding sequence ATGTATAAATTATTAAATATAGCAGATTTTTATTCAAATGAAGAACTTGAAAAAGATATGCAATATTTTTCTGAAAAATATGGTTTTGATGGTTTTGAATTAATTAAATTTTTTGATGGGGACAACAGTCCTTTAAAAAAATATATAAAAGGTTACCATATGAGATTTTTTCCTTCTTGGATGGAACTATATTTAGAAGACTTTAATTCTTTATATGATGAACTTAAAGATGAAAAATATTTTAAATCTCTTTGTGGAGGGTATAGCAAAAAAGAATTAATTGAATACTATAAAAGGGAATTAAAAATTGCAAAGGAATTAGAAGTTGAATATATGGTTTTTCATGCTTGTAATGTAAAAGTTACAGAAGCAATGACTTATGATTTTAAATATTCTGATAGGAAAGTTTTAAATGCAGTAATTTCAATAATCAATGAAATTTTTGAAGATGGGGAATATGGTTTTAAACTTCTATTTGAAAATTTATGGTGGTCAGGACTTAGACTTACAAATAAAGAAGAAATTGAATATCTTTTAAATGGAGTGAAATATAAAAATGTTGGCTTTATTTTAGATACAGGGCATATGATTAACAATAATAGAGATATTAAAAATTCAAAAGAGGGAATAGAATATATTAAAAAGAATATAAAAAACATAGGAGAGTACAAAAATTTAATATATGGAATACACCTTAATTATTCGTTGTCAGGAGAATATGTAAATAGGGCTATAAAAGAAAATAAAGAGAAAAATTTAAATATAGAAGAAATAATGAATAATGTCTATCAACATGTAGGCTCTATTGATTATCATGATCCCTTTGAAAATGAGGAAATTATAGATATTATAAGTTCACTTCCAATAAAATATCTTGTTTTTGAATTAATAGGAAATACAAGAGAAGAATTGGAAGATAAAATTCAAAGACAATGGAAAATATTTAATTAA